The following are encoded together in the Anoplopoma fimbria isolate UVic2021 breed Golden Eagle Sablefish chromosome 9, Afim_UVic_2022, whole genome shotgun sequence genome:
- the bglapl gene encoding bone gamma-carboxyglutamate (gla) protein, like yields the protein MKTLTLLSICALLSVCWSMGAIEPEVVVDPDADTEVDAAPADPADSADPADSADPADPDDPDAPDAPDSSSSSSSESDSSSASDSNSSSDSSASDSSSSSSSSSSSSESTESSSSESSSSESDSSASDSTASESSPPSSSELASVDPSEVFMKSDMAAVLLRRRRAAPAGGLSLLQLESLREVCELNIACDEMAETAGIVSAYNAYYGPVPF from the exons ATGAAGACTCTGACTCTTCTGTCCATCTGTGCCCTTCTGTCAGTGTGCTGGTCCATGGGAG CTATTGAGCCAGAGGTTGTCGTGGACCCTGATGCTGACACAGAGGTTGACGCTGCACCTGCTGACCCCGCTGACTCCGCCGACCCCGCTGACTCCGCCGACCCCGCCGACCCCGACGACCCCGACGCCCCTGACGCCCCCgattcatcatcctcatcctcctccgaGTCTGATTCGTCCTCGGCCTCCGACTCCAACTCTTCCTCAGACTCTTCAGCATCTgactcgtcttcctcctcctcctcctcctcttcctcctctgagtCTACCGAGTCGTCTTCCtctgagtcctcctcctctgagtcTGACTCCTCGGCATCCGACTCCACCGCCTCTGAATCTTCCCCTCCTTCTTCATCCGAGTTAGCCAGTGTTGATC CGTCTGAGGTGTTCATGAAGAGTGACATGGCGGCTGTTCTcctgaggagaagaagagctgCCCCAGCAGGAGGCCTCAGCCTTCTGCAGCTGGAGAg CCTGAGAGAGGTGTGTGAGCTGAACATTGCCTGTGACGAGATGGCTGAGACTGCAGGCATCGTCTCCGCATACAACGCCTACTACGGACCCGTCCCCTTCTAA